A part of Gemmatimonadales bacterium genomic DNA contains:
- a CDS encoding ATP-binding protein, translating to MKQPTIRGWSWIIASLAFASLSALAVVSVIALTPHAEADRRATAPILALYSAATTRERDLRDALAAAYRWVGSGNPGALGELRALRARLAAERDARLMANVPLRFRQRLDRADSLVSAAESAIALALTEQAAGRQERALAHLAAASADRRRVASQMAELVAASVEEAQAGQERAVAAADRARVAIAASVALALALLVASVVLMRARVVRPMARLHDDVRVIAAGDLAHRAAVASDDEFGELARDVNQMTSALEARLRQHDRLRAVGELAAGLAHELNNPLQVVLATSSQALQASSSDETRESMRLIQEHARRAGRVVAGLLSFVRARPGERKRTSVNTLVTRTLDLLGHEFDAERVTLEPRLAPGLPPLRADAQQLEQVLVNLLANALRSAARAAAERRVLVETFAESDTVVVAVHDSGPGVPDELRTRIFDPFYSTEDRAGGFGLSVAAQIAHGHGGTLTLGASALGGARFELRLPASRGAAAEAGRREAPAPPSPAAAGPATAPAPAGSDGGAAGLRLLVADDEDAIRNAWARYFTRLGAHVTTARDGGEALDLIRRQEWDAILLDLKMPVVSGWDVVQAARQERPDLASRIVVVSGDITSLLEVQTAEHLEPWRILEKPTDLETVREAVLRAATFSRS from the coding sequence ATGAAGCAGCCCACGATTCGCGGCTGGTCCTGGATCATCGCCTCCCTGGCGTTCGCGTCCCTGTCCGCGCTGGCCGTCGTCTCCGTGATTGCGTTGACGCCCCACGCCGAGGCGGACCGTCGGGCCACGGCCCCGATCCTCGCGCTGTACTCGGCTGCGACCACGCGCGAACGCGACCTGCGGGATGCGCTGGCGGCGGCCTACCGCTGGGTCGGGTCCGGCAACCCGGGGGCCCTCGGCGAGCTGCGGGCGCTGCGCGCGCGCCTGGCGGCCGAGCGGGACGCGCGCCTGATGGCCAACGTGCCGCTCCGGTTCCGGCAGCGTCTCGATCGGGCCGATTCGCTGGTGAGCGCGGCGGAGTCCGCCATCGCGCTGGCGCTGACCGAGCAGGCGGCCGGGCGCCAGGAGCGTGCGCTGGCGCACCTCGCGGCGGCGAGTGCCGACCGCCGGCGCGTCGCGTCGCAGATGGCGGAGCTGGTCGCCGCCAGCGTGGAGGAGGCGCAGGCCGGCCAGGAACGCGCGGTCGCCGCGGCCGACCGCGCCCGCGTCGCGATCGCCGCCTCGGTCGCGCTGGCCCTGGCGCTGCTGGTGGCCAGCGTGGTGTTGATGCGGGCCCGGGTCGTCCGCCCGATGGCCCGCCTCCACGACGACGTGCGGGTCATCGCGGCGGGTGACCTGGCGCACCGGGCGGCGGTCGCGTCCGACGACGAGTTCGGCGAGCTGGCGCGCGACGTGAACCAGATGACCAGCGCCCTCGAGGCCCGGCTGCGGCAGCACGACCGGCTGCGGGCAGTGGGCGAGCTGGCCGCCGGACTGGCGCACGAGCTCAACAACCCGCTGCAGGTGGTCCTGGCCACCTCCAGCCAGGCGCTCCAGGCATCCTCGTCGGACGAGACGCGCGAGTCCATGCGCCTGATCCAGGAGCACGCCCGGCGCGCGGGGCGGGTGGTGGCCGGGCTGCTGAGCTTCGTGCGGGCGCGGCCGGGCGAGCGCAAGCGCACGTCGGTGAACACCCTCGTCACGCGCACCCTCGACCTGCTCGGGCACGAGTTCGACGCCGAGCGCGTCACCCTCGAGCCGCGCCTCGCGCCGGGACTGCCCCCGTTGCGGGCCGACGCCCAGCAGCTCGAGCAGGTCCTGGTCAACCTGCTGGCCAACGCGCTGCGCAGCGCGGCCCGGGCCGCCGCCGAGCGGCGGGTGCTGGTGGAGACGTTCGCGGAGTCGGATACGGTCGTGGTGGCCGTGCACGACTCGGGCCCGGGCGTCCCGGACGAGCTGCGCACCAGGATCTTCGACCCCTTCTACTCCACCGAAGACCGGGCCGGCGGCTTCGGGCTCTCCGTGGCGGCACAGATCGCCCACGGTCACGGCGGCACGTTGACCCTCGGCGCGAGCGCGCTGGGCGGCGCCCGGTTCGAGCTGCGCCTCCCGGCGTCGCGCGGCGCCGCGGCCGAGGCCGGTCGGCGGGAGGCGCCGGCGCCCCCATCCCCGGCGGCCGCAGGGCCGGCGACCGCTCCGGCGCCGGCCGGCTCGGACGGCGGGGCCGCCGGCCTGCGGCTGCTGGTGGCCGACGACGAGGACGCGATCCGGAACGCCTGGGCGCGCTACTTCACGCGCCTCGGTGCGCACGTCACCACGGCCCGCGACGGCGGGGAGGCGCTGGACCTGATTCGCCGCCAGGAGTGGGACGCCATCCTGCTCGATCTCAAGATGCCGGTGGTCAGCGGCTGGGACGTCGTCCAGGCGGCACGGCAAGAGCGTCCCGATCTGGCGAGCCGGATTGTCGTGGTCTCGGGCGACATCACCTCCCTGCTCGAGGTCCAGACCGCGGAGCACCTCGAGCCGTGGCGCATCCTGGAGAAGCCCACGGACCTCGAGACCGTGCGCGAGGCGGTGCTGCGCGCCGCGACATTCTCCCGCTCGTAG
- the vorB gene encoding 3-methyl-2-oxobutanoate dehydrogenase subunit VorB, protein MTAEAGVLEAGPRAAAERAVEGEVLLKGCEAIAEAAIRSGIDAYFAYPITPQTDIPEYMAEHLPKIGKTYTQANSEISAINMVYGAAGAGLRCMTSSSSPGVSLKQEGISYIAGAELPCFIVNVMRGGPGLGTVYGSQEDYWQSVKGGGHGGYRMPVMAPATVQECADLTMLCIRLADLYRTPTLLCLDGTLGQMWENLTFGEFDETGLPPKPWATTGRKGGRPANLVNSIIIEPPELEAHNRLLHARYAQIAQREQRWEEYQADDAEVIIVAFGLAGRIARTAVDQLRAAGRKVGLVRPISLFPFPVDGFRPLVGRPRKWLVVEMNAGQMVEDVKGALFDLGRIDPVKFYGRQGGVIPTPDEIAEVVQREFPKGGAR, encoded by the coding sequence ATGACGGCGGAAGCCGGGGTGCTCGAGGCGGGACCGCGCGCGGCGGCCGAGCGTGCGGTCGAGGGCGAAGTGCTGCTCAAGGGCTGCGAGGCGATCGCCGAGGCGGCCATCCGGAGCGGCATCGACGCCTACTTCGCCTATCCGATCACGCCCCAGACGGACATACCGGAGTACATGGCGGAGCACCTGCCGAAGATCGGCAAGACCTACACGCAGGCCAACTCGGAGATCTCCGCCATCAACATGGTCTACGGGGCGGCGGGCGCGGGACTGCGCTGCATGACGTCGTCCTCGAGCCCGGGCGTGAGCCTGAAGCAGGAGGGGATCTCGTACATCGCCGGCGCGGAGCTGCCCTGTTTCATCGTCAACGTGATGCGCGGCGGCCCGGGGCTGGGCACGGTGTACGGCTCGCAGGAGGACTACTGGCAGTCGGTGAAGGGCGGGGGCCACGGCGGGTACCGGATGCCGGTGATGGCGCCGGCGACGGTGCAGGAGTGCGCGGACCTCACCATGCTCTGCATCCGGCTGGCCGACCTGTACCGGACGCCGACGCTGCTGTGCCTCGACGGGACGCTGGGGCAGATGTGGGAGAACCTGACGTTCGGGGAGTTCGACGAGACGGGCCTGCCGCCGAAGCCCTGGGCCACGACCGGCCGCAAGGGCGGGCGCCCGGCGAACCTGGTGAACAGCATCATCATCGAGCCGCCGGAGCTGGAGGCGCACAACCGGCTGCTGCATGCCCGCTACGCGCAGATCGCGCAGCGGGAGCAGCGCTGGGAGGAGTATCAGGCCGACGACGCCGAGGTGATCATCGTGGCGTTCGGCCTCGCCGGCCGCATCGCCCGGACGGCCGTGGACCAGCTGCGGGCGGCGGGCCGCAAGGTCGGGCTGGTGCGCCCGATCTCGCTGTTCCCGTTCCCGGTGGACGGGTTCCGTCCGCTGGTCGGGCGGCCGCGCAAGTGGCTGGTGGTGGAGATGAACGCCGGCCAGATGGTGGAGGACGTCAAGGGCGCGCTGTTCGACCTCGGCCGGATCGACCCGGTGAAGTTCTACGGACGCCAGGGTGGCGTGATCCCCACGCCGGACGAGATCGCCGAGGTGGTGCAACGGGAGTTCCCGAAGGGAGGTGCCCGATGA
- a CDS encoding thiamine pyrophosphate-dependent enzyme — protein sequence MTGTATAGAVLPRVEFDVQVCKGCGVCIAACPEDIIEYADVFNHRGVKPTRLAEGGLVKCSACGNCAVVCPDGAVTVDNVRKHLHFGKDPLRIGDMHYCPGCDEGTVHELLAEVIHDLGIQEVTVGVASVGCTVFAYRYIDIDWQQAAHGRATSVAWGIECQHPELRVFTLQGDGDLAGIGIGETFHAAARGDPTVLIFLNNAIYGMTGGQLAPTSLMGMVTSTSPEGRDVKNHGYPVTMTEALALQQGCSFAVRTSVHDAPSIRKTKKYIRQAFLNQEKNRSLSVVEILSACPSGWKLDPVDAHQYVVETLMPAYKPGVIKEPPGGMPR from the coding sequence ATGACCGGCACGGCCACCGCAGGCGCGGTGCTGCCACGGGTGGAGTTCGACGTCCAGGTGTGCAAGGGGTGCGGCGTGTGCATCGCCGCGTGCCCCGAGGACATCATCGAGTACGCCGACGTCTTCAACCACCGCGGGGTGAAGCCGACGCGGCTGGCCGAGGGCGGGCTGGTGAAGTGCTCGGCGTGCGGCAACTGCGCCGTGGTCTGTCCCGACGGCGCGGTCACGGTGGACAACGTCCGCAAGCACCTCCACTTCGGCAAGGACCCGCTGCGGATCGGCGACATGCACTACTGCCCGGGCTGCGACGAGGGCACGGTGCACGAGCTGCTGGCGGAGGTGATCCACGACCTGGGCATCCAGGAGGTCACGGTCGGCGTGGCCTCGGTGGGATGCACGGTGTTCGCCTACCGCTACATCGACATCGACTGGCAGCAGGCGGCCCACGGCCGCGCCACGTCGGTGGCCTGGGGCATCGAGTGCCAGCACCCGGAGCTGCGGGTGTTCACGCTGCAGGGCGACGGCGACCTCGCGGGCATCGGGATCGGCGAAACGTTCCACGCGGCGGCGCGCGGCGATCCGACGGTGCTCATCTTCCTCAACAACGCCATCTACGGGATGACCGGCGGCCAGCTGGCGCCGACGTCGCTCATGGGGATGGTCACCTCGACGTCGCCCGAGGGCCGCGACGTGAAGAACCACGGCTACCCGGTCACGATGACCGAGGCGCTGGCCCTGCAGCAGGGATGCTCGTTCGCGGTGCGCACCTCGGTGCACGACGCGCCCAGCATCCGGAAGACCAAGAAGTACATCCGCCAGGCGTTCCTGAACCAGGAGAAGAACCGCAGCCTGTCGGTGGTCGAGATCCTGTCCGCGTGCCCGTCGGGGTGGAAGCTGGACCCGGTGGACGCGCACCAGTACGTGGTGGAGACGCTGATGCCTGCCTACAAGCCCGGGGTGATCAAGGAGCCGCCGGGGGGGATGCCGCGATGA
- a CDS encoding 2-oxoacid:acceptor oxidoreductase family protein: MIERIMISGSGGDGAVFMGKLLSWAAMAAQRGFFTTGLPSYGPEIRGGTSRTEVVISDVPIGSPVLTQMDSLVVYNDMSLDRFEPGVVPGGLVVLNADVVTRLPRRTDVTVMAVHCSAEAAALGSPRSMNVVSLGVWAAHKAHVLDRNALVAGLQHVTKSPKAFEINCRALDRGLAIAREMNVREPALAR, encoded by the coding sequence ATGATCGAGCGGATCATGATTTCGGGGAGCGGCGGCGACGGCGCCGTGTTCATGGGCAAGCTGCTGTCCTGGGCGGCCATGGCTGCCCAGCGCGGGTTCTTCACGACCGGGCTGCCCTCGTACGGTCCGGAGATCCGGGGCGGCACGTCCCGCACCGAGGTGGTGATCTCCGACGTGCCGATCGGCTCGCCGGTGCTGACCCAGATGGACAGCCTCGTCGTCTACAACGACATGTCGCTCGACCGGTTCGAGCCCGGGGTGGTCCCGGGCGGGCTGGTCGTGCTCAACGCCGACGTGGTCACCCGCCTGCCGCGCCGCACCGACGTGACGGTGATGGCGGTGCACTGCAGCGCCGAGGCGGCGGCGCTGGGCAGCCCCCGGTCGATGAACGTGGTGTCGCTCGGCGTCTGGGCGGCCCACAAGGCGCACGTCCTCGACCGCAACGCCCTGGTCGCCGGCCTGCAGCACGTGACCAAGAGCCCGAAGGCGTTCGAGATCAACTGTCGCGCGCTGGATCGCGGCCTGGCGATCGCGCGCGAGATGAACGTGCGGGAGCCCGCGCTAGCGCGCTGA